A section of the Rhizobium sp. SSA_523 genome encodes:
- a CDS encoding aminopeptidase: MTLHSTPGSPFETAIDPVKLDKLAEVAVKVGLQLAANQDLVITAPLAAVALVRDITRHAYQAGAGLVTTFYSDEETTLSRYRHAPDGSFDRAADWLYEGMAKAYAGGAARLAISGENPMLLAGEDPQNVARANKANSLASKPALEKIANFDINWHICSYPNPSWARQVFPDLGEEEAVRALADAIFAASRINTADPIAAWAEHNANLKTRSTWLNGERFAALHFSGPGTDLTVGLADGHEWQGGASTAKNGITCNPNIPTEEVFTTPHALRVEGTVSSTKPLSHQGTLIDDIQVRFEAGRIVEARASRGEAVLAKVLDSDEGARRLGEVALVPHSSPISASGILFYNTLFDENASCHIALGQCYSKCFLNGASLSPDQIKAQGGNSSMIHIDWMIGSNAVDIDGLRADGSRVPVMRKGEWASR; encoded by the coding sequence ATGACCCTTCATTCCACTCCCGGCTCCCCTTTTGAAACGGCCATCGATCCGGTCAAGCTCGACAAGCTGGCGGAGGTGGCCGTCAAGGTCGGCCTCCAGCTCGCGGCAAACCAGGATCTCGTGATCACCGCCCCTTTGGCCGCCGTAGCGCTGGTGCGTGACATCACCCGGCACGCCTATCAGGCCGGTGCCGGCCTCGTCACCACATTCTATTCCGACGAGGAGACGACGCTTTCCCGCTACCGCCATGCGCCCGACGGCAGTTTCGACAGAGCGGCGGACTGGCTTTACGAGGGCATGGCCAAGGCCTATGCGGGCGGCGCGGCACGACTTGCGATTTCCGGCGAGAATCCGATGCTGCTGGCCGGCGAAGATCCCCAGAACGTCGCGCGCGCCAACAAGGCCAATTCGCTGGCTTCGAAGCCGGCACTCGAAAAGATCGCCAATTTCGACATCAACTGGCACATCTGCTCCTATCCCAATCCGAGCTGGGCCCGCCAGGTCTTTCCCGATCTTGGCGAAGAAGAGGCTGTCCGGGCGCTGGCGGACGCAATCTTTGCCGCCTCGCGCATCAATACGGCAGATCCGATTGCCGCCTGGGCCGAACACAATGCCAATCTGAAGACGCGCTCCACCTGGCTGAACGGCGAGCGCTTTGCCGCGCTTCACTTTTCCGGCCCCGGCACCGACCTCACCGTCGGTCTGGCCGATGGCCACGAATGGCAGGGCGGCGCCTCCACCGCCAAGAATGGCATCACCTGCAATCCGAACATCCCGACCGAGGAAGTCTTCACCACGCCGCATGCGCTGCGGGTGGAAGGAACCGTTTCCTCCACCAAGCCGCTCTCGCACCAGGGCACGCTGATCGACGATATCCAGGTCCGGTTTGAAGCCGGCCGCATTGTCGAGGCGCGTGCATCCCGTGGCGAGGCGGTGCTGGCCAAGGTTCTGGACAGCGATGAGGGTGCGCGCAGGCTTGGCGAAGTGGCGCTCGTGCCGCATTCGTCGCCCATCTCGGCCTCCGGCATTCTCTTCTACAATACCCTCTTCGATGAAAACGCATCCTGCCATATCGCGCTCGGCCAGTGCTATTCGAAATGTTTCCTGAACGGTGCCTCGCTGAGCCCGGACCAGATCAAGGCTCAGGGCGGCAATTCCTCGATGATCCATATCGACTGGATGATCGGTTCGAACGCGGTGGATATTGACGGGCTTCGCGCCGATGGCAGCCGGGTCCCCGTCATGCGCAAGGGCGAATGGGCCTCTCGCTGA
- the ybaK gene encoding Cys-tRNA(Pro) deacylase, whose protein sequence is MSKNTRATQELAKAGIAFTVHTYDYDPSAERIGLQAAQAIGEPAHRVLKTLMAEVDGRTVCAVIPSDREVSMKKLAAVFQGKSASMMKPAAAERATGYVVGGISPFGQKKRVATVIEASAMDEPLVYLNGGQRGLQVRLSPRDAATALDAVIASVVAEA, encoded by the coding sequence ATGTCGAAAAACACCCGCGCAACCCAGGAATTGGCCAAGGCCGGCATCGCCTTCACTGTCCACACTTATGATTACGACCCGTCCGCCGAGCGGATCGGCCTGCAGGCGGCGCAAGCCATTGGCGAGCCGGCTCATCGCGTCCTCAAGACGTTGATGGCGGAGGTCGATGGGCGGACGGTCTGCGCCGTCATCCCGTCGGATCGCGAAGTCTCGATGAAGAAGCTGGCCGCCGTCTTCCAGGGCAAGAGCGCCAGCATGATGAAGCCGGCGGCTGCGGAAAGGGCAACCGGCTATGTCGTGGGCGGGATCAGTCCCTTCGGCCAGAAAAAGCGTGTTGCCACGGTGATCGAGGCGTCGGCCATGGACGAACCGCTGGTCTATCTGAATGGCGGTCAGCGCGGGCTGCAGGTGCGCCTGTCGCCGCGCGATGCCGCAACCGCGCTCGATGCCGTCATTGCCTCGGTTGTTGCCGAGGCGTGA
- a CDS encoding ArsC family reductase translates to MTVIFGIKNCDTMKKARSWLDAHGIDYRFHDYKTDGIARERLEDFVDRLGWETVLNRAGTTFRKLDEADRAELGRDKAIDLMLAQPSLIKRPVLETDQGLTIGFKPETYETLFASR, encoded by the coding sequence ATGACAGTCATCTTTGGCATCAAGAATTGCGACACGATGAAGAAAGCCCGGTCCTGGCTCGACGCGCATGGGATCGACTATCGCTTTCACGATTACAAGACCGACGGGATTGCCCGCGAGCGCCTTGAGGATTTTGTGGACAGACTGGGATGGGAGACGGTTCTCAATCGCGCCGGCACGACCTTCCGCAAGCTCGACGAGGCGGACAGGGCCGAGCTTGGCCGGGACAAGGCCATCGATCTGATGCTCGCCCAACCATCGCTGATCAAGCGACCGGTCCTGGAGACGGACCAGGGCTTGACCATCGGCTTCAAACCCGAGACCTATGAGACGCTGTTTGCATCGAGGTAG